A genomic stretch from Fusarium musae strain F31 chromosome 9, whole genome shotgun sequence includes:
- a CDS encoding hypothetical protein (EggNog:ENOG41) yields the protein MSALALAGHTFYPVLLRLVIWATSKVVSKQSSLQEPLHFLLNHPRRCYTLLFPSGPTWALFGILALLNLVDVLFIILLDLDNSTVTVLPGWQRFCAAVFQAVSSRHTGTASFNLANVNPAVQMALLIMMYISVYPISIVVRSSNTYEERSLGIYEHSLQYDEEDGGSYFVTHLRNQLSFDLWYICLGLLCISIAEHKKIMDGNDPAFTMWPMLFEGVSA from the exons ATGAGCGCCCTCGCCCTTGCTGGCCACACCTTTTACCCTGTCCTTCTCCGGCTTGTCATTTGGGCTACCTCCAAGGTCGTCTCGAAGCAGTCTTCCCTTCAAGAGCCGCTACACTTTCTTCTCAATCACCCGCGGCGATGTTATACCCTTCTTTTCCCCAGTGGACCAACCTGGGCACTTTTCGGTATTCTTGCCCTCCTTAATCTCGTTGATGTTCTATTCATCATACTCCTGGATTTGGATAACTCGACTGTGACGGTACTTCCTGGGTGGCAGAGGTTCTGCGCCGCTGTGTTTCAGGCTGTTAGTTCTCGACACACTGGTACAGCCAGTTTCAACCTTGCCAATGTTAACCCGGCTGTGCAAATGGCTTTGCTCATCATGATGTACATCTCCGTGTACCCCATCTCAATCGTCGTCCGTTCTTCAAATACCTATGAGGAGCGCTCTTTGGGCATTTACGAGCATAGTCTACAatatgatgaggaagatggtggCTCATATTTTGTAACCCATCTCCGGAACCAGCTGAGTTTCGATTTGTGGTACATCTGTCTTGGGCTTTTGTGTATCTCTATTGCTGAGcacaagaagatcatggacGGCAATGATCCG GCATTTACGATGTGGCCGATGTTGTTCGAGGGCGTTTCAGCGTAG
- a CDS encoding hypothetical protein (EggNog:ENOG41) — MGLSSFLFIYPEGKLSAIDAYFFGVSASTVTGLTTVDVPVLKTYQQLFLYFVPLVCNLVTINIIVVVVRLIWFRRYLKNAGQFVLAFIWRPLLTVRHKAPALLSRRRPVDLDPKEDPENGADNPLSEVLDKRPGLARSVTERVHKNAAERDALPPIEARSRTDPAPDHPTQQRPVDILSPTIKEERVKEEDQHETRITFDPSTDRHPRHEQQESTLYIPGPRARDQEDVIEPISRTQSTPIGILRRRRSAGLSLAKVRSVERVANVASSLFVIGNPTQAPKERPLARAPTLAVGDFPRLSREVTIGRNSIFHNLSSKDREELGGIEYKSLKLLLKIIIGKSSGGWPGTTC, encoded by the exons ATGGGTCTGTCGagcttcttgttcatctATCCGGAAGGCAAGCTGAGTGCAATCGATGCCTATTTCTTTGGCGTTAGCGCCTCGACCGTTACCGGTTTAACTAC AGTCGATGTTCCTGTACTGAAGACATACCAGCAGTTGTTTCTGTACTTCGTGCCATTAGTGTGCAATCTTGTGACAATCAATATTATAGTCGTGGTCGTTCGCCTTATCTGGTTCCGAAGATACCTCAAGAATGCTGGTCAGTTCGTTCTCGCCTTTATTTGGCGGCCACTGCTGACGGTTCGCCATAAAGCTCCTGCTCTGCTCAGCAGACGCAGACCAGTGGATCTAGATCCTAAGGAGGATCCAGAAAATGGAGCTGATAATCCCCTTTCAGAAGTACTTGACAAAAGACCGGGACTCGCACGATCTGTGACAGAACGCGTACATAAGAATGCCGCGGAACGGGATGCACTCCCTCCAATAGAGGCTCGGAGTCGGACTGATCCAGCTCCTGACCATCCAACCCAACAACGGCCGGTAGACATTCTTTCACCCACAATTAAGGAAGAGAGGGTCAAAGAGGAAGACCAGCACGAAACGAGAATCACTTTTGATCCTTCGACCGATCGCCATCCTCGCCATGAACAGCAGGAGTCGACTCTCTATATCCCCGGTCCTCGCGCTCGAGACCAAG AAGACGTTATTGAACCTATTTCGCGAACTCAGTCCACCCCGATTGGTATCCTTCGCCGTAGACGTAGTGCGGGCCTTAGTCTGGCTAAAGTCCGCTCCGTCGAGCGCGTCGCCAACGTTGCTTCGTCACTCTTTGTTATTGGCAATCCTACTCAAGCGCCTAAGGAGCGTCCGCTAGCCAGGGCACCAACACTTGCCGTGGGTGACTTTCCCCGGCTATCTCGAGAGGTAACCATAGGGCGTAACTCCATCTTTCACAACCTGTCGTCCAAGGACCGAGAGGAACTGGGTGGTATCGAGTACAAAAGCCTAAAGCTCCTACTCAAGATAATCATTGGCAAGTCTTCGGGCGGTTGGCCAGGGACAACCTGCTAA
- a CDS encoding hypothetical protein (EggNog:ENOG41), with protein METPPTPITRESSSSPDPDVTPPPNELSSPFTRPSTISTGSELKKKSHMKFSQVAAGESPSLRKDRGPLPQTNLNAIIEETTTYRAPQFRNEPIPMHPRNHEAYAFVPQKPMTFKSNTAGLTTPAYPIRQPIPPPPDHAASTRSLFPGALAPSPAIWEGLKGHFSQLGINEHKSMPLPTTIPLAQTPVAPIQEAPRPALPAWIEDALKKVPYAKSQDDYRQKFNLAARQQNARGFRPMAAIARPPSHIAREDEARESVFSDNYKGEHNTRNASALSLTPDQNCALWLTNLPPDVTHHELLGQIRNVGRIWCSVINEPDWERHETAAAKVVFFTPGPAQLLLSKSLTQGISVRGFPVRVTHNRVKYGEQGILGPASRVLIITGKSTFVNPSSLTKFFEERFVFEVDEITELIVQGDASKGGRSVVEYRFGSFRCQAQMGKMALEKDRPQGFEKVEFGEDPCEVGDTLSAYGVAAERIQGKGM; from the coding sequence atggaaaCGCCTCCTACTCCAATCACTCGGGAGAGTTCTAGCAGCCCTGATCCCGACGTTACTCCTCCCCCTAATGAGCTGAGCAGCCCATTTACAAGACCTAGCACTATTAGCACAGGTTCTGAACTCAAGAAAAAGTCCCACATGAAGTTCTCACAGGTTGCTGCTGGGGAATCACCCAGTCTCCGTAAGGATAGAGGCCCTCTTCCCCAGACCAATCTGAACGCTATCATCGAGGAAACTACCACTTATCGAGCTCCTCAGTTCCGAAACGAACCAATACCTATGCATCCGCGTAACCATGAGGCTTATGCTTTCGTGCCTCAAAAGCCTATGACCTTCAAGTCGAATACGGCTGGGCTAACCACACCAGCCTATCCTATCCGCCAGCCTATTCCTCCTCCCCCTGACCATGCTGCTTCAACCAGAAGCCTGTTCCCTGGAGCTTTGGCTCCATCTCCAGCCATTTGGGAAGGCCTTAAGGGTCACTTCAGCCAGCTAGGAATCAACGAGCACAAAAGCATGCCTCTCCCAACAACTATCCCTCTTGCTCAGACACCCGTGGCTCCCATCCAAGAGGCTCCGCGTCCTGCTCTCCCCGCCTGGATCGAGGACGCTCTGAAAAAGGTCCCATACGCCAAGAGCCAAGACGATTATCGTCAGAAGTTCAATTTGGCTGCCCGCCAACAAAATGCCCGTGGCTTCAGGCCCATGGCTGCGATCGCTCGCCCTCCTAGCCACATTGCTCgtgaagatgaagctagAGAGTCTGTCTTCTCTGACAACTACAAAGGAGAGCACAACACACGTAACGCAAGCGCTTTGAGCCTCACCCCAGACCAGAACTGCGCCCTCTGGCTGACCAATCTCCCACCTGATGTCACTCATCATGAACTCCTTGGACAGATCCGCAACGTCGGACGTATCTGGTGCTCTGTAATCAACGAACCTGACTGGGAGCGCCATGAAACTGCCGCCGCAAAGGTCGTTTTCTTCACCCCTGGTCCTGCTCAGCTACTCCTCTCAAAGTCTCTCACTCAGGGCATTAGTGTTCGCGGCTTCCCTGTGCGAGTCACCCACAACCGCGTCAAGTATGGGGAGCAAGGAATTTTGGGACCTGCATCTCGTGTTCTTATCATCACCGGAAAAAGCACCTTTGTTAACCCCAGCTCCCTCACAAAGTTCTTCGAGGAGCGCTTCGtctttgaggttgacgagATCACCGAACTCATCGTTCAGGGGGATGCTTCAAAGGGCGGCCGGTCTGTGGTCGAGTATCGATTTGGAAGCTTCCGATGCCAGGCGCAGATGGGCAAGATGGCCTTGGAAAAGGATCGTCCTCAGGGATTTGAGAAGGTCGAGTTCGGTGAGGATCCATGCGAGGTTGGCGACACCCTCTCTGCCTATGGTGTTGCTGCGGAGCGTATTCAGGGAAAGGGAATGTGA